The DNA window ATGAAAATAAAAGCATACCAGGGAATGGCACCGAACTGAGACTTATTTATGCTTTTCAAAAACCAGATTCCTGTTAGCAATGTGGTTGAAGTAACTAAAATATAAGAATAAACATGATGGCCTGAAATCAATATCAGGGCAGACAGCATTGCCAAAACGGCTAAAACAATTTCAAGTTTTGCTGTTCTGTTCAATTTCATTGTCTAACTAAATTTAATTGCATTTACCGGTTTGATTCTTGATATTATTTCAACTGGAATCCATAAAAATATCCCAATGATTAAGACCGAAAGTAAATTAACTCCGATAATGTAAGGCCATACAAATTGAATGGGAACTGCATCCATATAGTAATTGTCGGCATTCAAGGGAATAACTTCAAAATAGAATTGCAGAGCGGCAAGGACAAGCGCGATGGAATTACCATATAAAAGGCCTTTAGCCATAATAATTAAGCCATTGTTGATAAAAATACGTTTTACATTAGAATCCTGTGCTCCCAGTGCCTTCAGTACACCAATCATATTGGTTCTTTCCATGATCAATACAATCAAAGTAGCGATCATGTTAAAAGTAGCCACAACCAGTATTATACCAATGATCAATGCCACATTGCGGTTTAAAAGACTCATCCATTCAAATATTTGAGGATATTTATCTTCCACTAATTCTATTTGCATGGAATAATCAATTAATTCAAAAACCTCTTCTGAAGTCTGATTGAGATTGTCGTATTCAGAAATAAACAGTTCAAAACCGCCCACCAGGCTATCATTCCAATTGTTGAGTCTTTGGATGAGTTTCAGATCCCCGATAATCACATTATCGTCGAAATCTTCCAATCCGGTTTTATAAATTCCGGAAATTCTGAGTTTTCTAGTCCTTACCGGTTCCTGAATAAAATAAAGCAGGACATCCATACCCGTATCAAGTAATAGAAGTTTTGACAAACTCTCGCTGATCATTATTTCTTTTGAATAATTGCTATCAGGTAAATAAATAGCTTTGCCTTTTTTAATATTTTTATCAAATCTCGACCAGTTATAATCGCGATCAATACCTTTCATAATTACACCTTTGGTGTCTTTATCAGTTTTAAGCAATCCGGCTTTATAGGCAAATTTTTGGATGTCTTTTACATTCGGAATGCTTTTTGCGTTTTTATATATTTCTGAATTTGAAGAAATCGGAGGATTATCATAAATATTGGTCAAACTGAAGCGTGTGATTTCCATATGACCTGTAAAGCTTAGGATTGTATCCTTAATATTGCTTTTAAATCCTTCGAGAATACAAAAAGACAATACCATGATCGCTATACCAATGGCTACACTTCCTATGGCAATTCGCATAACAATTGGAGTAAAAGCACTGGCTTTTCCGGAATTTATACGTCTTGCAATAAAAGTATTAAGATTCTTCAAGCTTAGATATTAATTTCGCTCACAAATGAAGATTAAAAAAATATTTTTACCCAATATACTTTTAATACTTACACTATTTATAAGTGATTTTTCCAGTGCTCAATTCTGGGATGATGAGCAAAGCAATGATATCATCGTTGGTGCGGAACAAACAAAATTATACATTCCCTTATTGGTGGGTAAAAAAGTGGGCGTGGTAATGAATCAAACATCCCTGGTGAATGATCAATACCTGGTCGATACACTTTTGAGTCTTAAAATCAAGGTAAAACGAATTTTTACTCCTGAACACGGTCTGAGGGGAAATGTGGATGCCGGTAAGGAAGTAAGAAACGGGATAGATCCCCACACAAACCTGCCTGTTATTTCACTTTATGGTGATCAAAAAAAACCACTTCCCGAACACCTCTCAGATTTGGATGTCATTGTATTTGACCTTCAGGATGTAGGCGCGAGGTTTTATACTTATATCAGCACAATGCACTATGTCATGCAAGCCTGTGCCGAGAATGATAAAAAAGTTATTGTTATGGATCGCCCCAATCCGAATGGTCACTACGTGGATGGGCCTGTATTAGAATTGAGTCATAAATCATTTGTCGGGCTCCACCCTATCCCAATTGTTCATGGAATGACTGTCGGTGAATTGGCAAAAATGATCAATGAAGAAGGATGGCTTGGCGATGGAATATATTCAAAAAAGCAATGCATCTTGGAAGTCATCCCATGTAAAAACTACGATCACTTAAGAAAATACGATTTGCCGGTAAGCCCTTCTCCAAATTTACCCAACAGCCAATCCATAAAATTGTATCCATCCCTTTGTCTATTCGAAGGGACTGCTATTTCAGTTGGAAGAGGAACGCATTTTCCATTTCAGGTTTACGGTCATCCATCCTTTGCATCAATGTCATTTGCTTTTACGCCAAGAAGTTTGCCGGGGCATGCCAGCAAGCCAAAATACATGAATCAGAATTGTTATGGTAAGGATTTAAGAGATGTCAATGAGATTGGATTTACTCTCAAATATTTGATCGATGCTTACAATGCTTTTTCCGATAAAAGTAAATTTTTTAATCCTTATTTCAGGAAATTAATAGGCAATGATCAAATCCAAAAATGGATAGAAGAAGGAAAAAGTGCTGAATTAATCAGCAAAAGTTGGATTGCCGATATAAAAGAATTTAAGGAAATAAGAAAAAAATACCTTCTCTACGAAGATTTTGAATGATGAAGAAAGAATTGAGAATCGTATTTATGGGAACGCCGGATTTTGCCGTACCGAGTCTGGAAATACTGATCGAGCAAGGGTACAATGTAGTTGCTGTTATTACAGCTCCTGATAAACCATCGGGAAGAGGCTTAAAGTTAAATTCTTCACCTGTGAAAAAAGCAGCCGAAGCAGCCGGATTAAGAATTCTTCAACCTAAAAATTTAAAAGCCGCAGAATTTCAGGAGGAACTTAAAAGTCTCAATGCCAATTTACAAATTGTTGTTGCATTCCGAATGTTGCCGGAATCGGTATGGAGTATGCCGGAATTGGGCACCTTCAATTTGCATGCTTCCCTCCTTCCAAAATATCGAGGAGCCGCCCCCATTAACTGGGCTATTATAAATGGGGAAAAAGAAACCGGATTAAGTACTTTTTTTCTTAAACACGAAATTGATACAGGCGATATTATTGATCAGCAAAAGGAAGAAATAAGGGATGATGATACTGCGGGGACTTTATATAAAAGACTAATGCATGAGGGCAGTAATCTGGTTTTAAAGACGGTGAAATCTATTGAAAATGGAACCGTTGAGACCTTTGAACAAGACTTTTCAGATAAAGATCCAAAGGCACCTAAAATATTTAAGGAGACAAGTGAAATTGACTGGAATTGCGATTGCGATAGGCTATTCAATTTTATACGGGGTATGTCGCCTTTCCCTTGTGCATGGACCAGAATTGATGATAAAAAACTAAAAGTTTACTGGGCCGAGAAAGAAAAAACAAAACACAATTCGCCTTTGGGCAAAACAATTACTGATAATAAAACCAAATTGGGTTTCTATTGTAGTGATGGCATAATTTGGCTAAAGGATGTTCAACTGGAAAGTAAGAAAAGAATGAAAGTGGATGATTTATTAAAGGGGTTTAGGATATGAAAGTGTCAATGATTGTTGCAGCTTCTGAAAACAATGTAATTGGAAAAAACAATGAAATGGTTTGGCATATGCCCGCCGACTTCCGCTATTTCAAAGAAAAAACTAAAGGCCATATTATAATTATGGGAAGAAAGACTTTTGAATCTCTGGGCAAACCTTTGAAGTACAGAACGAATGTCATCGTCAGCAAAAGAGATAACTATAAACCGGAAGGAACCGAAGTTTTCAATTCCATAGACAATGCATTAAAATGGGCTTCAAATCATGGTGACGATGAGGTATTTATAATTGGTGGGGCGAGTATTTACAAACAGGCAATGTCAATTGCGGACAGGATTTATCTTACACGAATTCACGGTGTTTTTGAGGGAGATACTTACTTCCCTGAACCGGGAGAAAGATGGCAACTGATCTCTTCAAAAAAGAACAGTTCCGATGAAAAAAACCCTTATGACTATACTTTTTTAGTCTACGAAAAAATCAAGGATTAAATAAAATTTTCCCAACCAAAGGTGCTGAAATTAAGCCATCGGAACCAATGCCTTCAATTTGTATTCGATAGATATACATCCCCGGACGAAGATTTTCTTTATTTGAATTATCTGAGTTCCAGAATTCAATTTTATTATTTCCCAATTTTATCTGTTCAGTTATATCCTTTCTAAACACATTTCTACCTTGCAGATCATAAAAAGAAATTTCAAAATGCTCAGGTTTATCCTTACCACTTAAATTGAAAGTTATATTAAGTGATGAATTAAATGGATTAGGAAATATGCTAATTTCATCATATTGACTTGGAATTGCTGTTTGAACCTGGAACTCAATCACCTTAGGAAATACGCCCGCAAGGTTTCCGCTTGCATCTCTACCATTGAATTCTAATTTATATTCTCCATCGTACAAACTATCTGCAAAAATGATTAATTGAAAATTTTCAGTGTTTGTTTGAGGTATGATCAATATGTTCTCATCGGAGATGGATAGCAATGAATCAACAAAGTTTTCGGTTTTATATAATTCAAAAAAGATGGCTGAAGAGTCTTTTATTTTTAGAAAGGGGTTTTCATCCTGAAGACTGATTCTTATTTCCGTATTGTAAGCGACAACATCATTGTTTACAATTCGAATTCCATCGAAAGTTGCGGAGATGATTGGCGGGACCTCATCGCCGAAAACGTTAAAATCAGTCTCAAGAATATTATTATCATAAAATAATTCGCTTTCATCATAAGGGTTTACAAACGTTCGTAGCGTTAAATCACCTATTAAGCCACTTGTAATTAATTCATAATTGAAAATGCTCGAATCACCGGATTTTGGAGGATCAATATATTTTTCAGAATTAACGGTTTCATTAATTGAAAATGTAACCCTCAATGAATCGGTAAAATCAAATTCAGAAATATTTTTAAAACTAAAGTCCAAGTTCAAAGTATCACCTTCCTGAATTGAAATATTTTGATAATAGTTAATTCCAAACGCCAATGGATCAATAAGACCTTCTGCCGTACCTTCATATATTACGGTCCATTGATGTAACTGTGCGGGGCTTCGGTCGATACTGTCTTCAAAATATGATGTTAAAAAGATGTAGGGATATGCATCTGCATCGATACTTGACAAGTCTGTTACTCCTTTCGTCAGATCGGAAAAAATCAAATCTTCATAGCCGTTATTTTTCAATCCTAAAAGATCGACGCGATATATATCATTTTGTTCTTTATGGATATCAAAATCAATGTTTGACCAGGATTTTGCAGGGCCAATTCTAACGCTTTTTATTCTCCCATTTCTGTAAGTCTCGGTTAGCGTATATGGCAAATCAACAACTTGGGAGTCAATAGGCTGACTTAAGGCGGTATCTCCCCGAATATAAAATGAACCGTTCCAGTTTTTCCGACCCAAATACATAAAGGGTTCAAATCGCTCCAGGTCATCCCATAACAAAGTATCAATACCAAAAGAGGACAAGGTATCCCTCAGTGCTGAGCTCAAGGTATTAAAATTGATAAGTCCGTGTGCCATGAGCATGATGTAATCATCCGGATTGGTTTCATTGATGTAATTAAAAAGGCTGGTTTCCAAACTATCCACCCGGATATCAACATTGGTAAACTGACGCACTCCAAATGGTTGGATACCACAATTTCGTCCATCCCAAGGAGAAAGGTCCCTGTAAGGTTGCCCGGTTTGCCCACTTATTCGCACCAAGAGCATTCGGTTTGCAGCACAAGAACGCGCTTCCAGATTAGAATTTTTTCTTAACAGAGCATTGCCAATTTTTATTAAGGTGGTATCTCTATAATTACCTTTTTGGCCTGCAAAACGCAATTCCAGATCTGAAGAAAAATCCAGGAATTCCAATTCTCTACTGGAATCGTTTAACCGCAATCCTCCGGAATATTCATTGTCGATAAACTGGCCATAAACACTTTGAGACCATCCTGAATTGCTTCCTTCTATATAAGTAAATGAACTTCCGGACCATATGGTATCTTCCAGTTTTTTACTTCTCCAAAAATAGACGGAAGTATCGCTGAGGCTTTGAGCAGGCAGTTCTAAATTCCAGATTCCGGTGTTTCCGCTTTGGTATTGAAAGGTTTTTTTAAAAGGACTATCAAACAAATAGCTACTGTCGAGCTCAAATTGATAAAGAATCGAAGAAACACCTTCTGGCAGTTGGGCACTTGAAACCATACGCACAGAACTATTTGATACTATTCCAAAATTGACCGGACTTATATTTCGAACATATTGTACAGGCAAGAGAAGACTATAGGAAGCGATATTATTTACTTCATCGCTCTCCGAAATATAATTGCCCGGATCCAGCCTTATGGAGAATTCATTCAATCCTCCAAGACTTGAATTATCGGGATAATTGTATATGGTATAAAATACGGTATCAGAATATCCAAAAGAAGGGATATAAACGGTATCAAATATTGAGCTGACCGGCGATTGGCGCTCGACCAGAATACCAACAAATTCATCCGAAAACCGACCCAAATTTTCTAAAGGAATAAGCAATTGAAATGAGTCTGTATTAGTAGTTATGGCAGTACCATCAAAACTTCTGGCAATTATTCCAGATTGGTCAATGGCATAATCCGCCTGGCCTAATCCTCCGCTTATTCTAAGTGCCGGGTCACCCTGTAAAGTCATAAGTTCTAATTGCGATTGTATGAACTTCCCATAAAAGGCCGAGTATTCATCTTT is part of the Hyphobacterium sp. CCMP332 genome and encodes:
- a CDS encoding ABC transporter permease gives rise to the protein MKNLNTFIARRINSGKASAFTPIVMRIAIGSVAIGIAIMVLSFCILEGFKSNIKDTILSFTGHMEITRFSLTNIYDNPPISSNSEIYKNAKSIPNVKDIQKFAYKAGLLKTDKDTKGVIMKGIDRDYNWSRFDKNIKKGKAIYLPDSNYSKEIMISESLSKLLLLDTGMDVLLYFIQEPVRTRKLRISGIYKTGLEDFDDNVIIGDLKLIQRLNNWNDSLVGGFELFISEYDNLNQTSEEVFELIDYSMQIELVEDKYPQIFEWMSLLNRNVALIIGIILVVATFNMIATLIVLIMERTNMIGVLKALGAQDSNVKRIFINNGLIIMAKGLLYGNSIALVLAALQFYFEVIPLNADNYYMDAVPIQFVWPYIIGVNLLSVLIIGIFLWIPVEIISRIKPVNAIKFS
- a CDS encoding DUF1343 domain-containing protein, whose product is MKIKKIFLPNILLILTLFISDFSSAQFWDDEQSNDIIVGAEQTKLYIPLLVGKKVGVVMNQTSLVNDQYLVDTLLSLKIKVKRIFTPEHGLRGNVDAGKEVRNGIDPHTNLPVISLYGDQKKPLPEHLSDLDVIVFDLQDVGARFYTYISTMHYVMQACAENDKKVIVMDRPNPNGHYVDGPVLELSHKSFVGLHPIPIVHGMTVGELAKMINEEGWLGDGIYSKKQCILEVIPCKNYDHLRKYDLPVSPSPNLPNSQSIKLYPSLCLFEGTAISVGRGTHFPFQVYGHPSFASMSFAFTPRSLPGHASKPKYMNQNCYGKDLRDVNEIGFTLKYLIDAYNAFSDKSKFFNPYFRKLIGNDQIQKWIEEGKSAELISKSWIADIKEFKEIRKKYLLYEDFE
- a CDS encoding methionyl-tRNA formyltransferase: MKKELRIVFMGTPDFAVPSLEILIEQGYNVVAVITAPDKPSGRGLKLNSSPVKKAAEAAGLRILQPKNLKAAEFQEELKSLNANLQIVVAFRMLPESVWSMPELGTFNLHASLLPKYRGAAPINWAIINGEKETGLSTFFLKHEIDTGDIIDQQKEEIRDDDTAGTLYKRLMHEGSNLVLKTVKSIENGTVETFEQDFSDKDPKAPKIFKETSEIDWNCDCDRLFNFIRGMSPFPCAWTRIDDKKLKVYWAEKEKTKHNSPLGKTITDNKTKLGFYCSDGIIWLKDVQLESKKRMKVDDLLKGFRI
- a CDS encoding dihydrofolate reductase — encoded protein: MKVSMIVAASENNVIGKNNEMVWHMPADFRYFKEKTKGHIIIMGRKTFESLGKPLKYRTNVIVSKRDNYKPEGTEVFNSIDNALKWASNHGDDEVFIIGGASIYKQAMSIADRIYLTRIHGVFEGDTYFPEPGERWQLISSKKNSSDEKNPYDYTFLVYEKIKD
- a CDS encoding T9SS type A sorting domain-containing protein, whose protein sequence is MKVLINIFLLIAIQFNVLASNPWMDYSMSYFKIKVAKDALYKLDQNDLGTALASAGFNIATIDSSKWAIFYRGQEMAIHYENGDIYFYGKHNDASLDTGLYFEGGLANPYLNMFSDSSAYFLTWYVDARTGKRFAISNVSNPINTDYHFANTHWEPSSYRYNPGENYNSDNSAFLYMGSFQPGEGWSGAYSTSSIQMLIDSITNFSSTGPAPLLDVRLIAEGKLNNSSSISLGNSSPRVWNSNVFKNQAGPVKIDGEILASDIENNSLKIDATINSGAFSPTHAELFYPQNIGMFGLQSKVFVLDSSLGNEISFSIDDLNINSANDVFAIDISDPFNLSFCETSYNSLLSELKVEINNANVIKRKILICQRSSIATISEIDYRDYQNLSNPDQDFIMVYPNQFDSVVQLYYDFRGSSQGGNFKPLKIEIEEVFDQFSFGESSPVGIRELCRYMHNNSSASSNYLFLIGKGLFFNQTVRINNVVYRYRFNPELFTYKNLVPTFGYPGGDWPYVMNFNPQNPNEIAFGVGRIASRTPQQVLDYLNKIKEFEDPVNNGLWRKRMLHLSGGVTELEIQRFYNHVNQFKAIAEGPFLGAEVQTINKTEPAGVQNIFIDTVINRGISLLTMYGHSSAQFNDIEIGDVNDPNLNYNNSDGQYPMFIINGCETGRIYETFESWAQNWINVPAKGASLMLAHSFDGFDPILKFYTEHFYKTAFADSLYFGKPVGDILTESSNNFKDEYSAFYGKFIQSQLELMTLQGDPALRISGGLGQADYAIDQSGIIARSFDGTAITTNTDSFQLLIPLENLGRFSDEFVGILVERQSPVSSIFDTVYIPSFGYSDTVFYTIYNYPDNSSLGGLNEFSIRLDPGNYISESDEVNNIASYSLLLPVQYVRNISPVNFGIVSNSSVRMVSSAQLPEGVSSILYQFELDSSYLFDSPFKKTFQYQSGNTGIWNLELPAQSLSDTSVYFWRSKKLEDTIWSGSSFTYIEGSNSGWSQSVYGQFIDNEYSGGLRLNDSSRELEFLDFSSDLELRFAGQKGNYRDTTLIKIGNALLRKNSNLEARSCAANRMLLVRISGQTGQPYRDLSPWDGRNCGIQPFGVRQFTNVDIRVDSLETSLFNYINETNPDDYIMLMAHGLINFNTLSSALRDTLSSFGIDTLLWDDLERFEPFMYLGRKNWNGSFYIRGDTALSQPIDSQVVDLPYTLTETYRNGRIKSVRIGPAKSWSNIDFDIHKEQNDIYRVDLLGLKNNGYEDLIFSDLTKGVTDLSSIDADAYPYIFLTSYFEDSIDRSPAQLHQWTVIYEGTAEGLIDPLAFGINYYQNISIQEGDTLNLDFSFKNISEFDFTDSLRVTFSINETVNSEKYIDPPKSGDSSIFNYELITSGLIGDLTLRTFVNPYDESELFYDNNILETDFNVFGDEVPPIISATFDGIRIVNNDVVAYNTEIRISLQDENPFLKIKDSSAIFFELYKTENFVDSLLSISDENILIIPQTNTENFQLIIFADSLYDGEYKLEFNGRDASGNLAGVFPKVIEFQVQTAIPSQYDEISIFPNPFNSSLNITFNLSGKDKPEHFEISFYDLQGRNVFRKDITEQIKLGNNKIEFWNSDNSNKENLRPGMYIYRIQIEGIGSDGLISAPLVGKILFNP